The DNA segment AGGGTTTTTACATGTGAAACAGGTAACTAATCCACAAATCAGGCAATCATTACATATCATAAAGAGATTCCTTTAACAGgtacccaattaaaaaatactttttgaaaagCTGAATTAGAAGCCTCCACACCAATTAGTATGTcatacaaaatagagaaaattagtAAATACCTGAACCGAAGTGGCTGTTTCCTGTAAATGACCACCAGCAACTGCTCCTTTGGAAGTCGCTAAGGGGACATTGTGTGTTTGGGGGGTTCCTGGAGTATCGATCTTTTCATCTGTCCTATGTGACTGCCAGGCTTCCTTTCGATGATGAGATTCAGTAGCCTGCTGGTCTCCAAAAGCAGCCCAAGAGCAGCTATCTTTCTGTCCATCCTCAAAAGCATTCCAATCTACAACTTGGCTAGGACCAGCTGAACTGAAGTCCGCAAAATCATCAGAGTCTTGAAAAGCACTGCAGTCATCTTGAATATTTGGCACAGAATCAAAATCTCCAAACTCACCTTCTTGCCCaattttcagttttgaaacaGGTTCAGTGCCTGTCCCAGTAAATTTTCTTGCCAAATTGCATCCCTCTGATAAACTATCAGAGGTCTGTTTTAGGTCTGACTCGGTAAATATAGTTTCCTCTTGGTAGGAAATAGCATTTGATTCCCCAAATTCACCAAAGTCATCACCTGGTTCACTAAAATGTGGAAAGTGCTCTGAGGATTCCTCAAAAGTGACATCGCTCATTGAATCTTGAGTACCAGTAACAAAAGGTGGAGTTGTGCCACTGGCTGTGCCAAAGTCACCAAAATCATCCTCAATGGTATCGTTGCAAGTCACAAAGTCATTACTACTATCACCAGTTTTTACACTTACAGAATCAtccaaaacattttcttctgtaGGATCAATGCTGAGGCTTTGGGAATAAGTAAACTTTCTACTTTCTTCTTTGGAAGAACCAACTTTATCATCAGCATCAGAAGTTTCTGTAGAATCCTTGCACAGGTCAGCACATTTAGAAGTACATAAATCAAGTTCTTCCTCAGTTTTACGTTGTTCTCTCCTACTGGCTTCTGAATTTTCAGCTGACTCTACCAAACTCCAAGCCTTTGATTGAAcacctgaatttaaaaattcatcctgCTGCAATGTTGGAAGGCCTTGTTTTCCACTGCTGACACCTCTGTTACTTGCTATGCTTATTTCTGAAACACAAACCTGATCCTCTCCAGCAATGTTTCCCTTACTGTTCAAGCTTTTATCTAAAGACACTTCTTTTACAGAATTCAGTTCATTGACtctattaattttattgttttcctgaATGGTTAGTGCTTCTCTATCATTTAAAACTGCACATTCTATTTCTTCTAGCTGTATCCTTTCTTTCTTGGAAAATGTGGCAAAATCTGCAAATTCCTCAGCAGGACTAGGTGCAGAGTCTAAGTTATATTCAGTACTAAGAGTGCTAAGAGGTTTTCGTCCTTTTGAATCAGCTACTGTGTCCAGATCATCTGTTCCCTGAGGATTTACAGTTTCCACTACTGCAAACCCATTTGTTAGAATCTCCAGACAAGGAGGCTTTTCACCATTGCAGCTCTCTAACTGCTTGTTTTGATGCATAACATTCAGATCAGTTCTAAAATCTCTGGGAGAGAAACTTTCAGGTGTTCCAACATTCTGTCTCTGCTCCACTACTTTATTAAAATCTCTTGGACTTTCTATGCCATCAATGGAAGTATCTAAAGTTTTAGATGAAATTATTTCTTTGCTGGTGGTAGAAAGTAAAACATCAGACTGTCCCTTCACAGGAGAAGAAAGTCCAGCAGTGATGTCCTTATCACTACCATTTTTAATGGATTTAAAGCTTGTAAGGCTATCTACATTTTCTGAGAAATCATGAATTGGCATAAAATGGTTTGAAGGTACAAACTCTTCCTTGGGACGAGTATAATCTGGTGTATCAAAATCAACAAACCCTACACCAGAAGGGCTAACTTCGGAAAACCCACCAAATTCCCCAAattcatcgtcatcatcatcctCAGCTCCATTGTCTAGTGGTGGTGGGGATGAAGAGTACATTCGAATGATGTCTGGCTCCATTGTTCAATTGCTTTCAATAATTAATttacacctgaaaaaaaaaaagattatttttttgaGGGAACAGATTACATAGAATAAAGTCTTTCAAAATTCTCCCAAAGAAACTTCAAAACAATGCAAATTTACAATGCTACTtatcttttaaactatttttatctTAGGTGAGATTACTCTGCACAGCTATAATATAATGGcaacccccccgcccccaaaacCTCTGTCTCTTCCAGTGTTATGTTTCTAAGGGCATTGGTAGTACGTTACTGAATTTGGGGACtccagaaaatttcaaataaacatttacaAAAGTACATTTACAAAAATCTCTCTTGGGGCACTTACTTGTTCTGTTAAGCTCTCTTTCCAGTTCACTGGGGACTCAGGACTTGCCTTACGGAGTtgtatgaattttttaataaataaaagacatgaaaattTTATCTCTAATAATGGCCACCAATATTTCCCTCACTCTGCTTTTCAGTGTTTATTTCTGACCCAaattagcttttgtttttgttttagcagactttatttttttagagaagtGTTAAGCacatagcaaaattgagcagaaggggGTATCTCTTACCTCCATTCATGCATAGCCTCTATTATAAACATATTCCTAgagtggtatatttgttacagttgatgaacctacactgacataACATTATTCCCCCAAGTCCATAGTTCATATTAagattcattcttggtgttggACAAATGCATAAAGACACATATCCACCATTGTAATATCACACaaaataatttcactgccctaaataaTCTGTGTTCTACCTATTCTATTcatccctctcccctgccctggcaaccactgatatttttgCTGTCTACATAGTTTTGCTTTCTCCAGAATGttgtatagttggaatcacaGAGTATGTAGCCTGTAAAAACTGTattattggcttctttcacttagtaatatgtatttaaggttcttcctccatttcttttcattgcttgatagctctttttttttttaagtactgaataatccattgtctggatgtaccacagtttataagttaatttttttgtaattttccacTTTGAAATCGTTTAGGACTCataaaaagttgcaaaaacagCACAGAGAGTTCTCATGTATACTCCACCCAGTTACTCTTAAAAAGAATATGGTAAATAACAACAGTATATGATCAAACCACAAAACTGACATCAGTACAACCTATTAACTCAGTTACAGATCTTGTttagatttcacttttttttttttctttgtgtgtgtagtTTTAATGAAGTTGATCACAGGGGCAGATTAGATCTGAGTAACTGTCACTATAATTGGGATAAGcactgttggaaaaatagttcAATAATAGTCATCAATATAAAGAAAGTTCCACGTGTTATCCCTTACTAGTCATGCCCTTCCCTAGACCTTAACTCTCGGCAACCGCCAGTTTACTCTCCATTATTATAATTTTGCTACGTCAAGAGTATTATCTAAATGAAATCATGAAAAACGTAACCCTTTGAAGCTGGCTTTTTCACTCAGCTTAATGCCCtcgagatccatccatgttgtggcatgtttccacagttcattcctttttattgctaagtagtattccattgtatagatacttgtttctccatttactccGTGTAAGATACTTGGGTTATTTTCcctattttccaaatataaataaatctgcTATGAACATCGGTGTACACATTGTTATGTGAACatgagtttccatttctttaagataATACCCATGAGTGTGAATGCTGGGTCACATGATGTGTGCTTAACTTTATAAGCCAAACTATtttttcaagataatttttaagAAGTCAACTTGACTACTTTCATTagtaattttcttcattattttgctATCATATAAGCTTAAGATTTAATAAAtatccacttttattttcttcttttagagtgtttttttcaatgtttaatttttaagacaTCTAGAAATTATTCTGGCATATGGTCTAAAGCAAGGGTCTAAGTGAAAATTTTTCTAAACAGCCAAGCAATTATCATAATCCTATTTACTGAATAACCTTTCTCATGCCTATTCATTTATGATATCTTTTTATGATTTAATTCTTAAAAGGAAACTATGTCAGTGttattttgttcctctgttctAAACAGTGTCACAAGACAGACTTAACATTAAAAGCAAAGGGAAGACTAATACCAAAGTCTTAAAATAAAAGCAGCCAATAAGCAATGAATTGATACTGCAATTCAGTTATCAAGTTAGACACATGAGGAAAACATTTACTATAAAGTTCAACCAGTTTTGCAAGCtaacaaaaaaattactttcttccaactctcagaataaaatttcacaaAATCTTTCAGTTTTAGGGTGAAGGTATGTTGGATACCACATaatttagagatgaggaagaCGAGGCTTACTGGTGAGCAACCTTATCAAAGGTCATACAGCTGGTTAGCAGAAAATGGCTTCAGAATTTCAAAAAGATCTTTGAGGTCAATGACTGGTCAGTTGCTGAGAGAAATAAGCAAGTCATGAGAAAAAAGACTCCATTGTAATGTATCTACTTTAAATTGTTTGCCTTACAAAATCAGCACCTATTTATCTAAGTTCATCTTCTTTTCTGCTgacataaagcaaaaagaaaaacaaaaaacagtaaaagatACATATAAACCCTACTTTCTCCTCTTGTCTAGAGGCCCCGATAATCTCTTCTAATGCTGGATGTACAGGGTCATTTGACCTCTAACAGTTTCCCTTGTAAGCATGAAGTTCCtagtatttaaaaatactctCTGATTGTTAATCAGAGTGTGGAGAAAGGGACACCTGTACACACATACTGATGGTGGGTGTGTAAATTGTTACAAGGCTTCTAGAAGGCTATActatacaaacttttttttaaagtaaaacaaaatgttcCAAAGGGGTTATTTAAGCAAATTATGCTAAATCATTACACTAGCATACTATGTAATCATTAATATCATAATTCCTTTTTCAATTTAGAAGCATTCATAATGATAGgaacatgtcaaaaggacacaaaaGCCAGCCTGAAGGGGTAACTACTATTTAAATCAGTGACAACCTGAGCATCAAAATAATGATGGAGTATAATTCATTGAACAAAATAATAAACTATCAGTCCTCATGGATATAAGCATGTAAGTGAATAAACTGAACATTAGATGAGGAACAAGATACTGCATAGTTTCAAAATACCTCACCGTAACACACTTAACTACAAAGCGAACAAGTGTAACTTTACAGTGGTGAAGCCTGACActtaatcaagtgatcaaagtGAACATCACTAGTGATGGAAATAGCGAAGTCATGCATCATCTCACAAGATGCAATGAGGACACAGGCTCACTTCTGGAATATTCCTGCCAAAAATATATGACCTGAATTGATTCATGAGGAAACTTCAGACAAATTCAAATTGAGAGACAGTCTACAAAACAACTGACCTGTAATCTTCAGAAGTATCAATGTCATGAAAGttacagaaaaattggaaaactgTTCCAGATTGAAGATGACTGAAGAGATGTGACAAGTAAATACAATACCTGCTTTTCAACTGGCTCCTTTTCCATAAAGATCATTACTGGGATGACTGTGAAACTTGAGTAGAGCCCAAGAATTAGACAGCAGCAATATA comes from the Camelus dromedarius isolate mCamDro1 chromosome 15, mCamDro1.pat, whole genome shotgun sequence genome and includes:
- the AFTPH gene encoding aftiphilin isoform X2, which encodes MEPDIIRMYSSSPPPLDNGAEDDDDDEFGEFGGFSEVSPSGVGFVDFDTPDYTRPKEEFVPSNHFMPIHDFSENVDSLTSFKSIKNGSDKDITAGLSSPVKGQSDVLLSTTSKEIISSKTLDTSIDGIESPRDFNKVVEQRQNVGTPESFSPRDFRTDLNVMHQNKQLESCNGEKPPCLEILTNGFAVVETVNPQGTDDLDTVADSKGRKPLSTLSTEYNLDSAPSPAEEFADFATFSKKERIQLEEIECAVLNDREALTIQENNKINRVNELNSVKEVSLDKSLNSKGNIAGEDQVCVSEISIASNRGVSSGKQGLPTLQQDEFLNSGVQSKAWSLVESAENSEASRREQRKTEEELDLCTSKCADLCKDSTETSDADDKVGSSKEESRKFTYSQSLSIDPTEENVLDDSVSVKTGDSSNDFVTCNDTIEDDFGDFGTASGTTPPFVTGTQDSMSDVTFEESSEHFPHFSEPGDDFGEFGESNAISYQEETIFTESDLKQTSDSLSEGCNLARKFTGTGTEPVSKLKIGQEGEFGDFDSVPNIQDDCSAFQDSDDFADFSSAGPSQVVDWNAFEDGQKDSCSWAAFGDQQATESHHRKEAWQSHRTDEKIDTPGTPQTHNVPLATSKGAVAGGHLQETATSVQTALLNRLERIFEACFPSIFVPDTEEEVTSLKHLLETSTLPIKTREALAESGELLDVWTELQDIHDAHGLRYQWGGSHSNKKLLCSLGIDTRNILFTGNKKQPVIVPMYAAGLGMLEPTKEPLKPLSAAEKIASIGQTTIMSPEMNACASDHFQESLPPVQFDWSSSGLTNPLDASGGSTLLNLDFFGPVDDSSSSSSTTIPGVDPELYELTTSKLEISTSSLKVTDAFARLMSTVEKTSTSTRKPKREEHLSEEAIKVIASLPDLTFMHAKVLMFPATLTPSTGSQEKAD
- the AFTPH gene encoding aftiphilin isoform X3 — its product is MEPDIIRMYSSSPPPLDNGAEDDDDDEFGEFGGFSEVSPSGVGFVDFDTPDYTRPKEEFVPSNHFMPIHDFSENVDSLTSFKSIKNGSDKDITAGLSSPVKGQSDVLLSTTSKEIISSKTLDTSIDGIESPRDFNKVVEQRQNVGTPESFSPRDFRTDLNVMHQNKQLESCNGEKPPCLEILTNGFAVVETVNPQGTDDLDTVADSKGRKPLSTLSTEYNLDSAPSPAEEFADFATFSKKERIQLEEIECAVLNDREALTIQENNKINRVNELNSVKEVSLDKSLNSKGNIAGEDQVCVSEISIASNRGVSSGKQGLPTLQQDEFLNSGVQSKAWSLVESAENSEASRREQRKTEEELDLCTSKCADLCKDSTETSDADDKVGSSKEESRKFTYSQSLSIDPTEENVLDDSVSVKTGDSSNDFVTCNDTIEDDFGDFGTASGTTPPFVTGTQDSMSDVTFEESSEHFPHFSEPGDDFGEFGESNAISYQEETIFTESDLKQTSDSLSEGCNLARKFTGTGTEPVSKLKIGQEGEFGDFDSVPNIQDDCSAFQDSDDFADFSSAGPSQVVDWNAFEDGQKDSCSWAAFGDQQATESHHRKEAWQSHRTDEKIDTPGTPQTHNVPLATSKGAVAGGHLQETATSVQTALLNRLERIFEACFPSIFVPDTEEEVTSLKHLLETSTLPIKTREALAESGELLDVWTELQDIHDAHGLRYQWGGSHSNKKLLCSLGIDTRNILFTGNKKQPVIVPMYAAGLGMLEPTKEPLKPLSAAEKIASIGQTTIMSPEMNACASDHFQESLPPVQFDWSSSGLTNPLDDNPATHFQQFRSHDGKWGRLRESAKGVDPELYELTTSKLEISTSSLKVTDAFARLMSTVEKTSTSTRKPKREEHLSEEAIKVIASLPDLTFMHAKVLMFPATLTPSTGSQEKAD
- the AFTPH gene encoding aftiphilin isoform X1; the protein is MEPDIIRMYSSSPPPLDNGAEDDDDDEFGEFGGFSEVSPSGVGFVDFDTPDYTRPKEEFVPSNHFMPIHDFSENVDSLTSFKSIKNGSDKDITAGLSSPVKGQSDVLLSTTSKEIISSKTLDTSIDGIESPRDFNKVVEQRQNVGTPESFSPRDFRTDLNVMHQNKQLESCNGEKPPCLEILTNGFAVVETVNPQGTDDLDTVADSKGRKPLSTLSTEYNLDSAPSPAEEFADFATFSKKERIQLEEIECAVLNDREALTIQENNKINRVNELNSVKEVSLDKSLNSKGNIAGEDQVCVSEISIASNRGVSSGKQGLPTLQQDEFLNSGVQSKAWSLVESAENSEASRREQRKTEEELDLCTSKCADLCKDSTETSDADDKVGSSKEESRKFTYSQSLSIDPTEENVLDDSVSVKTGDSSNDFVTCNDTIEDDFGDFGTASGTTPPFVTGTQDSMSDVTFEESSEHFPHFSEPGDDFGEFGESNAISYQEETIFTESDLKQTSDSLSEGCNLARKFTGTGTEPVSKLKIGQEGEFGDFDSVPNIQDDCSAFQDSDDFADFSSAGPSQVVDWNAFEDGQKDSCSWAAFGDQQATESHHRKEAWQSHRTDEKIDTPGTPQTHNVPLATSKGAVAGGHLQETATSVQTALLNRLERIFEACFPSIFVPDTEEEVTSLKHLLETSTLPIKTREALAESGELLDVWTELQDIHDAHGLRYQWGGSHSNKKLLCSLGIDTRNILFTGNKKQPVIVPMYAAGLGMLEPTKEPLKPLSAAEKIASIGQTTIMSPEMNACASDHFQESLPPVQFDWSSSGLTNPLDASGGSTLLNLDFFGPVDDSSSSSSTTIPDNPATHFQQFRSHDGKWGRLRESAKGVDPELYELTTSKLEISTSSLKVTDAFARLMSTVEKTSTSTRKPKREEHLSEEAIKVIASLPDLTFMHAKVLMFPATLTPSTGSQEKAD
- the AFTPH gene encoding aftiphilin isoform X4, producing the protein MEPDIIRMYSSSPPPLDNGAEDDDDDEFGEFGGFSEVSPSGVGFVDFDTPDYTRPKEEFVPSNHFMPIHDFSENVDSLTSFKSIKNGSDKDITAGLSSPVKGQSDVLLSTTSKEIISSKTLDTSIDGIESPRDFNKVVEQRQNVGTPESFSPRDFRTDLNVMHQNKQLESCNGEKPPCLEILTNGFAVVETVNPQGTDDLDTVADSKGRKPLSTLSTEYNLDSAPSPAEEFADFATFSKKERIQLEEIECAVLNDREALTIQENNKINRVNELNSVKEVSLDKSLNSKGNIAGEDQVCVSEISIASNRGVSSGKQGLPTLQQDEFLNSGVQSKAWSLVESAENSEASRREQRKTEEELDLCTSKCADLCKDSTETSDADDKVGSSKEESRKFTYSQSLSIDPTEENVLDDSVSVKTGDSSNDFVTCNDTIEDDFGDFGTASGTTPPFVTGTQDSMSDVTFEESSEHFPHFSEPGDDFGEFGESNAISYQEETIFTESDLKQTSDSLSEGCNLARKFTGTGTEPVSKLKIGQEGEFGDFDSVPNIQDDCSAFQDSDDFADFSSAGPSQVVDWNAFEDGQKDSCSWAAFGDQQATESHHRKEAWQSHRTDEKIDTPGTPQTHNVPLATSKGAVAGGHLQETATSVQTALLNRLERIFEACFPSIFVPDTEEEVTSLKHLLETSTLPIKTREALAESGELLDVWTELQDIHDAHGLRYQWGGSHSNKKLLCSLGIDTRNILFTGNKKQPVIVPMYAAGLGMLEPTKEPLKPLSAAEKIASIGQTTIMSPEMNACASDHFQESLPPVQFDWSSSGLTNPLDGVDPELYELTTSKLEISTSSLKVTDAFARLMSTVEKTSTSTRKPKREEHLSEEAIKVIASLPDLTFMHAKVLMFPATLTPSTGSQEKAD